From a single Nicotiana tomentosiformis chromosome 2, ASM39032v3, whole genome shotgun sequence genomic region:
- the LOC104097549 gene encoding condensin-2 complex subunit H2-like, translating to MLDNTTCRDSSFTQFVKAPANLVVREADCLDVTGDAGELESYLLATCDLYRDFILLDACDAVTVDEFLNNENIAGKVLNNSCNAEGLSLDSKCHKSFYSPTRRFEGTGNKSSAQKNQDANLYQSPGFHEFGPGNFNNDQFASDMPDYIDDAHRCEDGYSEPRDSDESDDEDPWNPLNPHEPGTLKVKPYKKVKFNRRQGAVSKKGASLATEFPVARLHGTTSADLNDILVTIKELYIVGVESCEYMRKFQHNIPEIGAPVYELPTYYVETPLHRKFQHNILEIGAHMYELPAYYTSLVEVEPYT from the exons ATGTTGGATAATACGACGTGCAGGGATTCTTCATTTACCCAGTTTGTGAAGGCCCCTGCAAATCTGGTTGTGCGCGAGGCTGACTGCTTGGATGTTACTGGAGATGCTGGAGAACTAGAGTCTTACCTG CTAGCCACGTGTGATCTTTACCGAGATTTTATTCTGTTGGACGCATGTGATGCCGTAACAGTGGATGAGTTTCTGAATAATGAGAATATAGCTGGAAAGGTGCTGAACAATAGCTGCAATGCAGAGGGCCTTTCTTTGGACTCCAAGTGCCACAAGAGCTTTTACTCTCCCACAAGACGTTTTGAGGGAACTGGCAATAAGTCTTCAGCTCAAAAGAATCAGGATGCTAATTTATATCAGTCTCCAGGGTTTCATGAGTTTGGTCCAGGCAATTTTAACAATGATCAGTTCGCATCTGATATGCCTGATTACATCGATGATGCACATAGATGTGAAGATGGATATTCAGAACCTAGAGACTCAGACGAATCGGATGATGAAGACCCATGGAATCCGTTGAACCCGCATGAACCTGGCACTTTGAAAGTAAAACCATACAAAAAAG TTAAATTTAATAGAAGGCAGGGTGCGGTGTCCAAAAAAGGTGCATCTTTGGCTACAGAATTTCCAGTTGCGAGATTACATGGTACCACTAGCGCAGACCTCAACGACATTCTTGTGACAATAAAAGAATTATATATTGTTGGGGTGGAAAGTTGTGAATATATGA gaaagttccagcataatataccggagattggtgcacctgtgtatgaacttccaacatattatgttgaAACTCCATTACAcagaaagtttcagcataatatac